In Papio anubis isolate 15944 chromosome 20, Panubis1.0, whole genome shotgun sequence, a single window of DNA contains:
- the LOC101003838 gene encoding olfactory receptor 7D2 isoform X1: MGNSVGVPEGIKHRGRVWWLTPVIPALREAMAVGSLEAMSSRPAWSTRYISYMEAENQTGFLEFILLGLSEDPELQPFIFGLFLSMYLITVLGNLLIILAISSDSHLHTPMYFFLSNLSWVDICFSTCIVPKMLVNIQTKNKTISYMDCLTQVYFSMFFPILDTLLLTVMAYDRFVAVCHPLHYITIMNPRLCGLLVFVTWLIGVMTSLLHISLMTHLTFCKDFEIPHFFCELTHILQLACSDTFLNSTLIYVMTGVLGVFPLLGIIFSYSRIASSIRKMSSSGGKEKALSTCGSHLSVVSLFYGTGIGVHFTSAVTHSSQNISVASVMYTVVTPMLNPFIYSLRNKDVKGALGRLLSRATPCL; encoded by the exons ATGGGAAATAGTGTGGGGGTTCCTGAAGGAATTAAACatagaggccgggtgtggtggctcacgcctgtaatcccagcacttcgggaggccatggccgttggatcacttgaggctatgagttcaagaccagcctggtcaacaag ATACATCAGCTACAtggaagcagaaaaccaaacaggaTTTTTAGAGTTTATCCTTCTCGGACTCTCTGAGGATCCAGAACTGCAGCCGTTCATATTTGGGCTGTTCCTGTCCATGTACCTGATCACGGTGCTGGGAAACCTGCTCATCATCCTGGCCATCAGCTCTGACTCCCACCTCCACAcccccatgtacttcttcctcTCCAACCTGTCCTGGGTTGACATCTGTTTCAGCACCTGCATCGTCCCCAAGATGCTGGTGAACATCCAGACCAAGAACAAAACCATCTCTTACATGGACTGCCTCACCCAGGTCTACTTCTCCATgttttttcctattctggacaCACTACTCCTGACCGTGATGGCCTATGACCGGTTTGTGGCCGTCTGCCACCCCCTGCACTATATAACCATCATGAACCCCCGCCTCTGTGGCCTCCTGGTTTTTGTCACGTGGCTCATTGGTGTCATGACATCCCTCCTCCATATTTCTCTGATGACACATCTAACCTTCTGTAAAGATTTTGAAATTCCACATTTTTTCTGCGAACTGACACATATCCTCCAGCTGGCCTGCTCTGATACCTTCCTGAACAGCACGTTGATATATGTTATGACGGGTGTGCTGGGCGTTTTTCCCCTCCTTGGGATCATTTTCTCTTATTCACGAATCGCTTCATCCATAAGGAAGATGTCCTCATCTGGGGGAAAAGAGAAAGCACTTTCTACCTGTGGCTCTCACCTCTCCGTCGTTTCTTTATTTTATGGGACAGGCATTGGGGTCCACTTCACTTCTGCGGTGACTCATTCTTCCCAGAACATCTCCGTGGCCTCGGTGATGTACACGGTGGTTACCCCCATGTTGAACCCCTTCATCTACAGCCTGAGGAACAAGGATGTGAAGGGGGCCCTGGGGAGACTCCTCAGCAGGGCAACTCCTTGTCTGTGA
- the LOC101003838 gene encoding olfactory receptor 7D2 isoform X2 translates to MEAENQTGFLEFILLGLSEDPELQPFIFGLFLSMYLITVLGNLLIILAISSDSHLHTPMYFFLSNLSWVDICFSTCIVPKMLVNIQTKNKTISYMDCLTQVYFSMFFPILDTLLLTVMAYDRFVAVCHPLHYITIMNPRLCGLLVFVTWLIGVMTSLLHISLMTHLTFCKDFEIPHFFCELTHILQLACSDTFLNSTLIYVMTGVLGVFPLLGIIFSYSRIASSIRKMSSSGGKEKALSTCGSHLSVVSLFYGTGIGVHFTSAVTHSSQNISVASVMYTVVTPMLNPFIYSLRNKDVKGALGRLLSRATPCL, encoded by the coding sequence AtggaagcagaaaaccaaacaggaTTTTTAGAGTTTATCCTTCTCGGACTCTCTGAGGATCCAGAACTGCAGCCGTTCATATTTGGGCTGTTCCTGTCCATGTACCTGATCACGGTGCTGGGAAACCTGCTCATCATCCTGGCCATCAGCTCTGACTCCCACCTCCACAcccccatgtacttcttcctcTCCAACCTGTCCTGGGTTGACATCTGTTTCAGCACCTGCATCGTCCCCAAGATGCTGGTGAACATCCAGACCAAGAACAAAACCATCTCTTACATGGACTGCCTCACCCAGGTCTACTTCTCCATgttttttcctattctggacaCACTACTCCTGACCGTGATGGCCTATGACCGGTTTGTGGCCGTCTGCCACCCCCTGCACTATATAACCATCATGAACCCCCGCCTCTGTGGCCTCCTGGTTTTTGTCACGTGGCTCATTGGTGTCATGACATCCCTCCTCCATATTTCTCTGATGACACATCTAACCTTCTGTAAAGATTTTGAAATTCCACATTTTTTCTGCGAACTGACACATATCCTCCAGCTGGCCTGCTCTGATACCTTCCTGAACAGCACGTTGATATATGTTATGACGGGTGTGCTGGGCGTTTTTCCCCTCCTTGGGATCATTTTCTCTTATTCACGAATCGCTTCATCCATAAGGAAGATGTCCTCATCTGGGGGAAAAGAGAAAGCACTTTCTACCTGTGGCTCTCACCTCTCCGTCGTTTCTTTATTTTATGGGACAGGCATTGGGGTCCACTTCACTTCTGCGGTGACTCATTCTTCCCAGAACATCTCCGTGGCCTCGGTGATGTACACGGTGGTTACCCCCATGTTGAACCCCTTCATCTACAGCCTGAGGAACAAGGATGTGAAGGGGGCCCTGGGGAGACTCCTCAGCAGGGCAACTCCTTGTCTGTGA